One Micromonospora eburnea genomic region harbors:
- a CDS encoding C39 family peptidase → MITKPLRAVALAGVTALALLGTAAPAQAGNNLPAGPHDEQITFQEWSKYPDWRTGTHQGTRAVPGHLTGITIDQPVGTTEFTDKHGGTTRTWEYATWTSPERAVGFDATELVASWNAETPAGTWIQVEMHGTYNTGQQTPWYVMGRWASGDQDIKRATLDGQGDPWSTIWTDTFSIDDAAKGVLLRSYQLRLTLYRAPGQDAAPRVRMLGAMSSNVPDRFTVTPSKGGIAWGVELPVPARSQMIHRGNYPEWGGGGQVWCSPTSTTMVLEYYGKVPSTEDMSWITPGYTDPQVAYAARMTWDHEYEGAGNWPFNTAYAASFPGIDARVTRMHSLDEVERFIKAGIPVITSQSFLGEELDGSNYGTSGHLFVVVGFTADGDVIVNDPASSSNAEVRNVYKREQFEQIWLRTKRYRANGTVAGGSGGIAYLIKPTNKAWPVVPGSTNW, encoded by the coding sequence ATGATCACGAAACCGTTGCGCGCGGTCGCCCTCGCCGGCGTGACCGCGCTCGCCCTTCTCGGCACCGCCGCGCCCGCCCAGGCGGGCAACAACCTCCCGGCCGGTCCACACGACGAGCAGATCACCTTCCAGGAGTGGTCGAAGTACCCGGACTGGCGTACCGGCACCCACCAGGGGACGCGGGCCGTCCCGGGGCACCTCACCGGAATCACCATCGACCAACCGGTCGGCACCACCGAATTCACCGACAAGCACGGCGGCACCACCCGCACCTGGGAGTACGCCACCTGGACCTCCCCGGAGCGGGCCGTCGGCTTCGACGCCACCGAACTGGTCGCCTCGTGGAACGCGGAGACCCCGGCCGGCACCTGGATCCAGGTCGAGATGCACGGCACGTACAACACCGGCCAGCAGACCCCCTGGTACGTGATGGGCCGCTGGGCCTCCGGGGACCAGGACATCAAGCGGGCCACCCTGGACGGCCAGGGCGACCCCTGGTCGACCATCTGGACCGACACCTTCTCCATCGACGACGCCGCGAAGGGCGTGCTGCTGCGGTCGTACCAGCTCCGGCTGACCCTCTACCGGGCGCCGGGACAGGACGCCGCGCCGCGGGTCCGGATGCTGGGCGCGATGAGCTCGAACGTGCCCGACCGGTTCACCGTCACGCCGAGCAAGGGCGGGATCGCCTGGGGCGTCGAACTGCCCGTTCCGGCACGTTCCCAGATGATCCACCGAGGCAACTACCCGGAGTGGGGCGGCGGCGGCCAGGTCTGGTGCAGCCCGACGTCCACCACGATGGTGCTGGAGTACTACGGCAAGGTGCCGTCCACCGAGGACATGTCCTGGATCACCCCCGGCTACACCGATCCGCAGGTCGCCTACGCCGCCCGGATGACCTGGGACCACGAGTACGAGGGCGCGGGCAACTGGCCGTTCAACACCGCGTACGCGGCCAGCTTCCCGGGCATCGACGCGCGGGTCACCCGGATGCACTCGCTGGACGAGGTGGAGCGCTTCATCAAGGCCGGCATCCCGGTCATCACCTCGCAGTCCTTCCTCGGCGAGGAGCTGGACGGGTCGAACTACGGCACCTCCGGGCACCTGTTCGTGGTGGTCGGCTTCACCGCCGACGGTGACGTGATCGTGAACGACCCGGCGTCCTCCTCGAACGCCGAGGTGCGCAACGTCTACAAGCGGGAGCAGTTCGAGCAGATCTGGCTGCGGACCAAGCGGTACCGGGCGAACGGCACGGTGGCCGGCGGCTCGGGCGGCATCGCGTACCTGATCAAGCCGACGAACAAGGCCTGGCCGGTCGTCCCCGGCTCGACCAACTGGTGA